TCGAGACGCCCGGGCTTGTCCTCTTCACCCACGTAGTAGACGGCCCGGGCGGTTCCCTCGATGAGGATCTTTTCCAGCTCCTCGTCCTCGGCGGCCAGGAACATGGTCATCCGCTCGCCGCCGGTTTTATCGTCGCCGCGCCAGGCGATGGGGTCGCCGTCGAGGACGATGGTCCCGGCGGCGCCGGAGTAGGTCGCCTGGTCGCCCACGGCGCGCATCTCGTCCTGGACGACCTCGACGCCGCCGGTGGCGGTGCCGTGGTCCTCGTCCAACCAGTACTCCATCACCCTGCCGCTGATGACGATGTCACCGCCGGAGCGCCCCAGGAGGGTCAGTACGGGGTCCTCGGTGACCACGCAGTAGCGCTCGACGCGGTGGTACTCGAGGTAGCGCCCGGTCAGCCGTGCGTTGCGCTCGGATTCGTGGACGGCGACCTCGCCCTTGAGCAGGGCGATCTGCTCGATGTCGTAGTAGTACAGCTCATCGGCGGTGATCTCCGTCGAGCCCTGGACGAGCTTGACGTGGCCCAGGGCGCGCACGGTGCGCACGGCGGGGTCGATGTTGCCGACGACGCGGTCGGCCTCGAGATAGTAATCCTCGTCGGGGTCGCCGAAGGTGACGCGCTCGCGCTCGGCGTCGGCCTCGGCGGCTTCCGGGGTCTGGGCGGAAACGGCGAGGGCCAGGAGCAGATTACCCAGGACTGTGATCGAACGAGCGCTCATCGACAAGCCATAGCGGAATGAGGGCGGCTTCGGCGGGCGGATGCCGAGCCAAGCTGCGTCCAGCCTCACCAGGTAACGGAAAGGTCCCAATCCTGTAACGCACTAAATTTCAAGCCGATTATGCCACTCCGATCCGGAGGGGTCAACGCGACCTTGACCTGGAGCGAAAGCTATCTTAGCTTACTATAGTCATCATCGGTCGGGGGCGCTGTGGCGAGCCGTCGGTTGCCGTCATGAAAGCCATTGACGCATATCAGCATGATATAAAGAGACTTAGCTGTCGAGCACCATCTTTGCCGTCGAGGAAGCGCCGATGAGCAAACTCTTGCGCAGCGTCATCCTGGTAGTCCTCGTCCTCAACGCCGCGGCCGGCGCCGCCGACAGCCTGGTCGTCGTCGGCCCTCTGGATCACGACGAAGTACCCCATCTGGAACGGGAGTTCCCCCTCTCCGTCGACGACTATGACGGCCTCTACGCCTACTGCTACCTGCGGGCCGTCGATCTCGATCAACTGGAGGCCCTGCCCTGGGATTGGCGCTTGCTGGTCGCCGACATCCGGGCCGTCAATCCACGCATCAATGCTGACGGCGAGGGACGCGACGAGCCCTGGGACGACTTCCACACCTACGCGGAAACCATCGCCCTGCTGCAAGACTGGGCCGGCGATCCGGACTACGACGATATCTGCCGCTACGTCGATCTGGGGCTGGATTCCCTGGAGGGCCGGGAGCTGGCGGCGATCGTCATCTCGGACAACGTCGACGTCGAGGAGTACGAGCCCGAGGTCCGCGTCGTCGGCACCCACCACGGCAACGAGGAGATCGCCAACGAGGTGACCCTCTACACCGCCGAGCGCCTGCTGACCGGTTACGTCGCCGGGGACCCTGACGTCGTCGAACTCGTCGAGGGGACGGAGATCTGGCTCCAACCCCTGGTCAACCCCGACGGCTACGTCGCCTCCAGCCGCTACAACGACAACAACGTCGACCTCAACCGCAATTACTCCTACCAGTGGGAGAGCGGCTACGGCCACGGCTCCCACCCCTTCAGCGAGCCCGAGACCCAAGCCGTGGCCGATTACTCCGGCGGCGACGAGGACCATGTCCCCGACAACGTCGAGGACAACGCCTTCGTCCTAGGCCTGACCCACCACTCCGGCGCCGTCTGCGTCAACTACGTCTGGAACTATCAGCGGCAGGACGCCCCGGACAAAAACCACATCTGGCACAACATCTCCCAGAGCTACTCCGACGGCTGCGAGGAAAGCCCCTACTACGACGGTCTCAGCGATCCCGACTACATGGACTGGATCACCGAGGGCTGGGATTGGTACGAGACCCACGGCGACCTCAACGACTGGAGCTACGGGATGCGGGGCTGCATCGACACCACCATCGAGCTCTCCGAGGGCCAGTACGGCGGCCACCCCGAGGGCACGATCCTGGCGCTCTGCGACGTCAACTGGGAAGCCACCTACAATTACCTCGACTGGGCGGACTACGGTCTCCACGGCCTGTGCACCGACGGCGGCGGAGAACCGGTGCCGACACTGATCACCGTCGACAACCGCACCGAAGCCTTCTTTTACAACGACCCCACCGTCCACGGCGATTACTGGTTGACCCTGGCCGACGGCACCTATGACATCACCTTCTCCGCCGACGGCTACGATCCGGTGATCATCGAAGACGTCGTTGTCGACGGCGAGAACACGCCGCCCCTGGATATCGAGTTCATCAACACCGGGACGACGGGCCCCGAGCCGTGGGCCGAGCTCCGCGACGAGGGCGTCCTGCTGCGTTGGAACCCCGCCGACTATCAGAGCTACAACGTCTACCGCCTCGGGTCCCGGGGAACCACGATCGGAACCCGGCTCAACGAGTACCCCCTGCCCGGGGGCACGGTCAGCTTCCTCGACCGCCGACCCCGCCGCCCCGTCAGCCGGTACCGGCTCGAAGCCCTCGACGCCGCCGGCCACCGCGCCGTCTTCGGTGCCGTCGAGATCAACCTGCCGCCGGAGGAATCCCGCACCGGACTGGCCCTCTATCCGAATCCCGCCCACGATCGGGTCAACCTCGAAATAAGCGGCACCGGATCCATCGTCGTCGAGCTCTACGATCTGGCCGGCAGGCTGCTGCGCGTCGAGAGGTTGTCCGCGGGAACGGGCTCACGCACACTGAGCTGGAATGTCGAGAACCTGGCCGCCGGGCTCTACCTGGTCAACCTCCGCGGACCGAACACCACAACGACGCGCCGCCTGATCATTAACCGCTGAGACCGCTGAGCCTGTGCCGCTCGCTGGCGACTTGCGCCCGCGCGCCCCATGGAGTATCATCCACTCATGGAGCACCGGGCGCAGTTTTGTCCTCTGCTGATTGTGCTGGCGCTGCTGACCGGAACGGCAACGACGTCCGGAGCGGCGGGGCTGGCCCTGCACCTCGAGACCGGCCTGGCCAGCTACGCCCTCAGCGACGTCCCCGCCGCCTTAAGCCTAGGCGCCGATCTGGGCTACCGCACCGACTGCGTCGCCTTCACCCTGGGCTACGCCGCCGAGCCCTTCGCCGAATTCGGCGGCGTCCAGGCCCCCCGCCTCCAAGTCTACTATTTCACCAACCCCGCCCACCCCTTTTCCCTCCGCCTGGGCGGCGGTCTGGATTACTACTGGCGGCTGAGCCCCTTCGGCAACGAGGAGCGCGCCGAGGGGATCCTCGGCGGCCGACTCGGTCTGCAGGCGGCCCTCAACCTCGTCGACCGCCTGGCCGTCGCCGTCGACGCCGGCCTGCTCTTCCCCCTCACCGACCAGGTCGGGCTGGCCACACGCTTCCTCTTCGCCCTGGTCTACCGCCTGTGACACCGCCGCCGCTTAACATCGGGAAACCGGCCTCCCGGCCGGTCTTTGTTTATCAAACACGTCTTGAACGTCAACGCTAGAGCTGGACGTCGGGATCCTCGTCCGCCGCCCCGCCGACGGTCTGCAGGCCGTCGTCCAGGCGATCGCACAGCTCCTGAACCGTGGAACGCAGCAGCTTGCGACCCTCCGACAGCTCCAGCCACTCCACCGCCAGCTCCAGGGCCGTCCAGATGGCCAGCTTGACCGTGCTGGGAAGCTGGGAGCGGCTCTCCAAGGTCTTGATCCGGTTCTCCACCAGCTCCGCCGCCCGTTGCAACCGCTCGGCGTCCTCCACGGTAAAGGTAAAGCTATGACCGTGAACCTCGACGGTGGTGGGC
This genomic stretch from Candidatus Coatesbacteria bacterium harbors:
- a CDS encoding DUF2817 domain-containing protein, with protein sequence MSKLLRSVILVVLVLNAAAGAADSLVVVGPLDHDEVPHLEREFPLSVDDYDGLYAYCYLRAVDLDQLEALPWDWRLLVADIRAVNPRINADGEGRDEPWDDFHTYAETIALLQDWAGDPDYDDICRYVDLGLDSLEGRELAAIVISDNVDVEEYEPEVRVVGTHHGNEEIANEVTLYTAERLLTGYVAGDPDVVELVEGTEIWLQPLVNPDGYVASSRYNDNNVDLNRNYSYQWESGYGHGSHPFSEPETQAVADYSGGDEDHVPDNVEDNAFVLGLTHHSGAVCVNYVWNYQRQDAPDKNHIWHNISQSYSDGCEESPYYDGLSDPDYMDWITEGWDWYETHGDLNDWSYGMRGCIDTTIELSEGQYGGHPEGTILALCDVNWEATYNYLDWADYGLHGLCTDGGGEPVPTLITVDNRTEAFFYNDPTVHGDYWLTLADGTYDITFSADGYDPVIIEDVVVDGENTPPLDIEFINTGTTGPEPWAELRDEGVLLRWNPADYQSYNVYRLGSRGTTIGTRLNEYPLPGGTVSFLDRRPRRPVSRYRLEALDAAGHRAVFGAVEINLPPEESRTGLALYPNPAHDRVNLEISGTGSIVVELYDLAGRLLRVERLSAGTGSRTLSWNVENLAAGLYLVNLRGPNTTTTRRLIINR
- the zapA gene encoding cell division protein ZapA; the protein is MFDDKQPTTVEVHGHSFTFTVEDAERLQRAAELVENRIKTLESRSQLPSTVKLAIWTALELAVEWLELSEGRKLLRSTVQELCDRLDDGLQTVGGAADEDPDVQL